The Hyperolius riggenbachi isolate aHypRig1 chromosome 3, aHypRig1.pri, whole genome shotgun sequence genome window below encodes:
- the LOC137564213 gene encoding protocadherin alpha-6-like — MFMKHLIYFLISRLCIFITMEIAAKLVSCQLHYVVPEESKHGTFVGRLAQDLGMQISDINSRRLRIISKDDTDYFQVNLQNGILFINRVIDREKMCPKIHVCIVQLEVIVDKPVQIHHIDIEIEDINDNYPVFFSNIFKIVIAESRLPGSHFPLDGAVDADVGTNSVTSYELTASEYFAIDVQTYTQHSKSVQLVLKKSLDREKISFYNLTLTAYDGGKPKLSGTAQLLITVQDVNDNAPTFNQLFYKVNVLENAPKGTIVTKLNATDMDEGENSEIYYSFNKLVPQQVISFFSIEQNTGIIRVEGNIDYETTNLFEIEVDAVDKGHYPLAGYCKVLVNIVDMNDNHPEMTVTSLNVPVPEDSPQGSVVAVIHVQDKDSGVNGKVNCHIAKTVPFAIKPTLREYFSLTVDGQLDREHISQYDIEITATDEGSPCLSVTKTIKIEISDVNDNSPTFPQISEVISLRENNPPGLHIYTVSALDPDMGQNSFITYSISDSMVEGVSISSYISINPENGKMFALMSFDHEHTTQFNCKIKAMDAGLPPRSGEVILHIFIEDINDNAPIVLSPVINLESEAKEVVLRSAKSGYLVTKIKTIDADSGYNAWITYEIRDPARNSPFTVGLHTGDITVARPILESDGDEHRLTIVLKDHGEPAMSMTMTLVLLFVEPGQDFTAEKKEERKTKDEFSETNIYLILSICLISGIFLITLVMYTVLKWHNYTQEMDDFKRNTKCPSIARSWTYSQQRQYKVCLKGGPPTNDLILFTPNYPQTPTGNINSTIGSLATGIAGVAVI; from the coding sequence ATGTTCATGAAGCATTTGATTTATTTCCTGATAAGCAGACTGTGTATTTTTATCACAATGGAGATTGCTGCTAAATTGGTCTCATGCCAGCTTCACTACGTGGTACCCGAAGAATCAAAACATGGAACCTTTGTCGGGAGATTAGCTCAGGATCTTGGAATGCAGATCAGTGACATTAACAGCAGAAGATTAAGGATAATCTCTAAAGATGACACAGACTATTTTCAGGTAAATCTGCAAAATGGAATATTATTTATCAATAGGGTTATAGACAGAGAAAAGATGTGTCCAAAGATACATGTTTGCATTGTACAGCTAGAAGTCATAGTTGATAAACCTGTGCAGATTCATCATATTGATATAGAAATTGAAGATATAAATGACAATTATCCAGTATTCTTTTCAAACATATTCAAAATAGTGATTGCAGAATCTCGGTTGCCAGGATCACATTTTCCACTAGATGGAGCAGTTGATGCTGATGTTGGGACCAATTCTGTTACAAGTTATGAGCTTACTGCAAGTGAATATTTTGCTATAGATGTACAAACATACACACAGCATAGTAAATCTGTTCAGCTGGTTTTAAAGAAATCTTTGGACAGAGAGAAGATTTCTTTTTACAATTTAACACTTACAGCATATGATGGCGGTAAACCCAAATTAAGTGGCACAGCTCAACTGTTAATAACGGTACAAGATGTAAATGATAACGCACCTACATTTAATCAACTGTTTTACAAAGtaaacgtgctggaaaatgctCCAAAAGGAACTATTGTAACAAAACTAAATGCTACAGATATGGATGAAGGGGAAAACAGTGAAATATATTACTCATTTAATAAACTTGTTCCACAGCAAgttatttctttttttagcaTAGAGCAAAACACGGGTATAATTAGAGTAGAAGGAAACATTGATTACGAAACGACAAATCTGTTTGAAATTGAAGTTGATGCAGTTGATAAAGGCCATTATCCTCTGGCAGGGTACTGTAAGGTTTTGGTCAACATCGTGGATATGAATGACAACCATCCAGAGATGACAGTGACATCCCTCAATGTCCCAGTTCCAGAAGATTCTCCACAAGGATCAGTTGTTGCTGTCATCCATGTTCAAGACAAAGACTCTGGGGTCAATGGAAAGGTGAATTGTCACATAGCTAAAACTGTTCCATTTGCAataaaacctacactgagggaatACTTCTCACTAACTGTGGATGGACAACTAGACAGGGAACATATCTCACAATATGACATTGAAATAACAGCCACTGATGAAGGCTCTCCATGTCTTTCAGTAACTAAAACAATAAAGATTGAAATAAGTGATGTTAATGATAACTCACCAACATTTCCCCAAATTTCAGAAGTGATTTCCCTCAGGGAAAACAACCCACCGGGGCTGCATATCTACACTGTTTCAGCTTTAGATCCAGATATGGGTCAGAATTCCTTCATCACATATTCTATCAGTGATAGTATGGTTGAGGGAGTTTCCATATCCTCCTATATCTCTATCAATCCAGAAAATGGGAAGATGTTTGCCCTTATGTCCTTTGACCATGAACACACTACACAGTTTAACTGTAAAATTAAAGCCATGGATGCTGGTTTACCACCACGTAGCGGTGAGGTGATCTTACATATCTTCATTGAAGACATTAATGATAATGCTCCTATTGTCTTAAGCCCTGTGATTAACCTTGAGTCTGAAGCTAAAGAGGTGGTTTTAAGGTCAGCTAAATCAGGATATCTTGTAACCAAAATAAAAACGATTGATGCAGACTCCGGGTATAATGCTTGGATTACTTATGAGATTAGAGACCCTGCAAGGAATTCTCCTTTCACTGTTGGGCTTCATACTGGAGATATTACTGTTGCTCGTCCAATTTTGGAGTCTGATGGAGATGAACATAGATTGACCATTGTACTAAAAGATCATGGAGAACCTGCAATGTCAATGACAATGACACTTGTGCTTCTCTTTGTTGAGCCTGGACAAGATTTTACAGCAGAAAAGAAGGAGGAAAGGAAGACAAAAGATGAATTTTCAGAAACCAATATTTACCTGATCCTTTCTATTTGTCTAATATCCGGCATATTCCTAATTACCCTTGTGATGTATACTGTACTGAAGTGGCATAACTACACACAGGAAATGGATGATTTTAAACGTAATACAAAATGTCCAAGTATAGCTAGGAGCTGGACATACTCACAACAACGTCAATATAAAGTTTGCTTGAAAGGTGGCCCACCCACAAACGACCTAATACTTTTTACACCAAACTATCCACAGACACCTACTGGAAATATCAATTCCACAATTGGAAGTTTGGCTACAGGTATAGCTGGAGTG